GTTCATTGGGATCTTCACGTTCAGAAACTGCAGCAATAATAAGGCCTTGCGGATTTTGAGTAGGTAAGTCTTTGTGCGAATGAACAGCAAGGTCTATGGTATTGTTCAGTAAGGCTTCTTCAAGTTCCTTGGTGAAAAAACCTTTTCCTTCGAGCTTATCCAGGCGAAGGTTCAAAATCTTATCGCCCTGTGTTTTTATGATTTTAAGATCGGCATCTACACCGATTTCTGCTAGTTTATCCTTTACAAAATTTGCCTGCCAGAGAGCCAGCTCACTCCCTCTTGTACCTATAATGACTTTTCTATCCACAATAAAATTTAACCTTTTTGCAAAAATAACGACTTATCATATTTGCTGTAGTACTAAAACAGGTTAGCTGTTGTTAACGAGGATTTCTTTAGCCATAACCATTGGAACACTGATATATTTTTTTTCCATGTAGTTAATCACCCTCTCTAGTACTTCCCTTGAATTACTGTCAAGCTGCTGAATATCGTCGGCAAATACAGAATTAACCGCAACTCTCCTGATCTCTTTAATCTTTAACGGCACCTCTCTCATAGCAAGCTCAATCTGGCGTTGCTTCAAAATCGGCTTAAACTCGTTAATATTTTGTTCTATAATCACTTCTGCATGTACCAGTTCCTGGTAACGTTCCTGCATATTCTGATTGGCAATCTCCTGAAGGCTGCGTACCTCGATAAAGTGAACCGGATTTCGCTCGAGGATCTCGGGATGAGTATCGTTAGGAATAGCCAGATCTACGATCACCTTTTTATCGGTTTCTCCATTGAGAAGCGAGTGATATATCTCGTTCGTAATAATAGGCTCAACGGCACTGGTGCAAGTAATAATTACGTCGAATCCCTTTTTATAATTTATAAGTTCTGTAATGCTGAAGGCTTCGCCATTAAGCTCTTTGGCAAGTTCTTCTGCCTTAGAAAGCGTACGGTTAAATACCGCGAAGTTGGAATATTTATGTTTTTGCAGGTATTTTGAAATGCACTTATTGGTTTCACCCGCACCAATAATAAGGATCCGGGAATTTGAACACATGTTTAAATCGCGCAGCTTACGATAGGCCAGCGAAACCACCGAAACAGGATTTTTGGAAATCTTGGTCTCTGTGTATACCTCTTTGGCTGTTTTTACAATATGGCTCATAATCAGCCGCATATAATCCCCGGTAAAGCCAGCTTCCCTGCAGGTTTCATACCCTTTGCGTACCTGTGCGAGTATTTCTTTCTCCCCTACTACTAAACTTTCCAGAGAACATGAAACGCGAAGCAAATGATTGAAAGCATCTACATCTTCGAATAATCTTACCTTACTAACAAAATCATCTAACTTATCGTCAGGAATACAAAAGTCTAAGGTTTGAATAAAATCTTTTACGAAAGCAGGAGTAATGTGCATAGAGCCGCTGAAAACGAACTCCACACGATTACAGGTGCCTATATAGAAGATCTCAGGTATGTCAAACTTCTCCCTTACGGAATTTAATCTGACAGCCAGCGTCTGATTGCAGATCACAAACTTCCCTAAATCCTTTAAATCTATCTGCTGATGAGTAAATGCTAAAACTTTTAACTGTTTCAACGCCTGTATACCTAATTTATTTTAAAACCAAACAAAGGTATCAATAGAGCCCCATACCGCTGTCATTCCTTTGTCAAACAGCGGTATTTAGATTATTTATAAATAATCAGGAAAATCAAATGACATAATGAACGCAGGTAAAACGTACGACTTACCACGTACAAGTAACGTCAAAAGAAGGCACAACAAACTAAGCTGTGCGCTATTTGTTAAGTTTGATGTATTATTGAAGAACTAAAAAGCATGAACGTAACATCTTATACAATAGAGGGGGCCGAAGGCCGGTCCATCCCCATTGACATAACTTCTCCCGAAACGGGCAGTAAAGGGCTGCTTGTTATTTTTGTTCATGGATTTAAAGGGTTCAAAGACTGGGGGACGCATTCATTAACGGCTGAATATTTCGCTGAGCGGGGTTTCGATTTTCTAAAATTCAACTTCTCCCACGCAGGCATTAGTGCAAACAGTACTAATGGCATGTTCGACGACCTGAATGCCTTTAGCCTGAATACCTTTTCGAAAGAATTGTTCGACCTCGACCAGGTTATTACCTTTGCCAGCAGCGGAAGGTCGTTTCCCTCGCCGGATCACATTTTTATTATCGGCCACAGTCTTGGCGGAGCTATCAGCGTTATCCAAACTGCAGAAGACAAAAGGATTGATAAACTGGTAACATGGGCCTCTGTTAGTAATTTAAGAAACTTATGGAGTAATGAACAGGAAGAAGCATGGAGAAAAAACGGTACTCTATATATTCACAATACCAGAACAAACCAGCAAATGCCTTTAAGCATTGAAATACTGGAAGACCTCAACCACCATTCTGAAAGGCTGGATGTTTTGAACGCTGCCCGAAGTGTAGAAAAACCGTGGCTCATTGTCCACGGAGATGCGGATACAAGTATAGCTCCTGAGCAGGCACATGAGCTAAACAGGCAGCAGGAACTTGCGCGGATTTTGCTCATTGAAGGGGGTGATCATGTTTTCGGAGGAAGGCATCCCTGGACCGAAAAAGCCCTGCCCGAGAAATTAAAGGAGGCATGCGATGCAACGGTTGACTTCCTAAAGGGATAATCGTTGACTGCTCTGAAATCTAAAAGCCCCATGCTGCTTTTTGTTTATGGGTATATAATTTATCGATCAAAACGACGTACTTTGCCGTAAAGAGCCAAATGATACCGCATGAATCAAGTTGAAGACTCAGAAATACTTTTAAAGTTCTCGAATAAGGAGACCCGGAACGAGGCTTTTGGCTTGCTCTTAAAAAAGTATCAGCAAAAAATTTACTGGCATATCCGGCGTCTGGTAATAAATCATGACGATGCCGATGACCTGGTACAAGACGTATTTATCAAAGTGTGGAAGAATCTGGATAACTTTCAAAGTAATTCACAGCTTTATACATGGCTTTACAGGATTGCAACTAACGAATGCCTTACTTTCCTCAATAAAAAGAAACAACAGAATAATATGCCCCTTGACGAAGTAGCTTACGACCTTGCCGATTCGCTGGCTGAGGGCTCTTATTTTGACGGCAATCATGCTCAGATGAAGTTACAGAAGGCATTGTTAACCCTTCCCGAAAAACAGCGGCTTGTATTTAACATGAAATATTTTGACGACTTGAAATATGAAGAGATATCCGACGTACTTGGAACCAGTGTAGGGGCTCTTAAAGCGTCCTTTCATCATGCAGTAAAAAAAATTGAGGCTTATTTATCAAACAATGATTAAACCTTAAGGCTTCAGATTAATCAGTATCTATATGGAATTGAATAAAAATAACGGAAACTGGGAGAAGGATGCACCGGCTCTGGCGGCGGTTGAGAGGACTAATCCGTTTACAGTTCCCCTTAATTACTTCGAAAACATGCAGGATCAGCTGCAAAGCAGAGTGGCTATCACAGAGTCGTCCGGGGATGGCGGGAATACGCGCTTTACTGTTCCTGAAGGGTACTTCGATACACTCGGCGACCGGATCATGTCGGCGGTGAAAGCCGAAAGTTTTAAGGAGGAGATGAGTGAGAACGGGTTTAGTGTACCCCACAATTACTTTGTTAATCTTGAAGAAAGTATAATTAAAAAAGCGGAGGCACTGAACGCTACTCCGTCAAAAACTGTGCGCCGGCTGGTTCCTGCCTGGATGAAGTATGCAGCCGCAGCTTGTATAACGACTGTAACCGGCTCTGTGATCTTCTTTAGTCAGCAGAATAATACCTTAGAATCGAAGCTTTCGAAAATACCTGAAAATGACATTGTGACCTACCTCCAGGCATATAGTGATACAGGTGACTTTCCGGTGATTGTAGAGAACCTTGAAAAAAATATTGTAGCAACAGAAACCGGCGCGAGCCTGTCAGACCGGGAGATCGAGCAATATCTTGAGTCTACGCTGTAAATGATGTAAAAATGAAGAAATGGATCTTTAGTACTTTATTATATTTATCTGTATTTGTAACAGTACCGGCTGCAGCACAACATGAGAACAAGCATATTGATGCGGTGAAAATTGAGTTTCTAACTAAAAAACTTGATTTAAGTCCGGAGGAGGCGCAAAAGTTCTGGCCGGTGTATCACAACTATCAGCGGGAAATGATCTCTATATTTAAAGAAAGACGACGAGCCCGCCAACTGCAGAAGGAGGCTAATACTCCGCCCGACGAGTTAAAGTTTGAAACCCGTATCCTTGAAACAAAAAAGCGTTACCGTAAAGAATTTCAGGATGTATTGCCTGCACAAAAAGCAGATCTGGTATTTCCTGCTGAAAGAGAATTCAGGGAATGGCTAATCAACCAGCTGCGCGAAAGACGACAACATCCTTAATTTATAGTTTTTAGTTTTACTATAGCCTCCCTAAAACTCGGGAGGCTTTTGTATTTTTGTGGCATGATAAGCCTACGGCAATTATTCCTCCTTAACAACGCTCAGACATCCTCTACTCCACGTCTTCTTGAAATAGAAAGAGCAGAAGGCATTTATTTATTTGGCCCTTCAGGAAAGGCCTATATGGACCTGGTTTCAGGTTTTGCAGTAAGTAATGTGGGGCATTGTCATCCGGCGGTTGTGAAGGCTGTTAAAGACCAGGCAGAGCGGTATATGCATGTTGCAGTTTATGGCGAATATGTTCAGTCGCCTCAAGTGCTGT
The window above is part of the Arcticibacter tournemirensis genome. Proteins encoded here:
- the hemA gene encoding glutamyl-tRNA reductase, with the translated sequence MKQLKVLAFTHQQIDLKDLGKFVICNQTLAVRLNSVREKFDIPEIFYIGTCNRVEFVFSGSMHITPAFVKDFIQTLDFCIPDDKLDDFVSKVRLFEDVDAFNHLLRVSCSLESLVVGEKEILAQVRKGYETCREAGFTGDYMRLIMSHIVKTAKEVYTETKISKNPVSVVSLAYRKLRDLNMCSNSRILIIGAGETNKCISKYLQKHKYSNFAVFNRTLSKAEELAKELNGEAFSITELINYKKGFDVIITCTSAVEPIITNEIYHSLLNGETDKKVIVDLAIPNDTHPEILERNPVHFIEVRSLQEIANQNMQERYQELVHAEVIIEQNINEFKPILKQRQIELAMREVPLKIKEIRRVAVNSVFADDIQQLDSNSREVLERVINYMEKKYISVPMVMAKEILVNNS
- a CDS encoding alpha/beta hydrolase family protein, whose translation is MNVTSYTIEGAEGRSIPIDITSPETGSKGLLVIFVHGFKGFKDWGTHSLTAEYFAERGFDFLKFNFSHAGISANSTNGMFDDLNAFSLNTFSKELFDLDQVITFASSGRSFPSPDHIFIIGHSLGGAISVIQTAEDKRIDKLVTWASVSNLRNLWSNEQEEAWRKNGTLYIHNTRTNQQMPLSIEILEDLNHHSERLDVLNAARSVEKPWLIVHGDADTSIAPEQAHELNRQQELARILLIEGGDHVFGGRHPWTEKALPEKLKEACDATVDFLKG
- a CDS encoding RNA polymerase sigma factor; this encodes MNQVEDSEILLKFSNKETRNEAFGLLLKKYQQKIYWHIRRLVINHDDADDLVQDVFIKVWKNLDNFQSNSQLYTWLYRIATNECLTFLNKKKQQNNMPLDEVAYDLADSLAEGSYFDGNHAQMKLQKALLTLPEKQRLVFNMKYFDDLKYEEISDVLGTSVGALKASFHHAVKKIEAYLSNND